The Larus michahellis chromosome 18, bLarMic1.1, whole genome shotgun sequence genome contains the following window.
ccgctgccccgggcgccccccggctccccgggtatcgccctcctcccgccgccggaCCGGGCCGGGGCTTCCCTCTAGCGACCGCCGGCGGGAGAGCGCGGCGGGGGGAACGCCGCAGCATCCCGAACCGGCCGCGGGGACCCCGACTCCCGGCACCGAACAACCCCCCCGCGCCGAGGCCGGACCGGGGTCCTGTTGCAAGCCCTGCGGCTCCCGAGGCCTCCGCGGCTCGGAAGGAAAGGGTCCGGCCAGCCCTGATCGCCCGCGGCGGCTCCAGCTGAGCTCCTGGAGTGGGGACGGGGGACCAtgagctgccggggcagggacacccagccccttccccgaGCCCAGCACCCAGGCAGGGTGACTCCATCTGCACCACGCTGGGTGCCCCGgttcagccccagcagccctttCATCGCTGCCAGAAGGTCAAATCCAGCTGTGTTCCTGTGGGGCCGAGCCGACCTGGAGGGGTTGAGGCTTATTCTGGGATGGGGGAAGGTTTGGTCTTGGGGGGGTGGGTGATGTGGGTCGCTCAAGTGGGCCTGCAGGGAGGGGTAGGACTGGGGCCGCACCACACACGCAACTCCAGGCACTTGCATGTGTCCCCCCCCGAGGACCGCTGCGCTGCCAGCGCAGTGGGATCTGGCTCTTCATCGGGCGATGAGGTGGTCCGGCTCCGGTGCGAGGGCTGTCCCGCATCGAACCTGCCTGCGCACAGCGAGCTGTCGCGACGAATGAAACTGCCAAcgcttccttccttcccagcgcacataaatatttttaatggaggACCATCAAACTGGCAAAGCAGGCGGCAGGCTGCCTGAGAAACACTGAGCCGTGTCCCGAGCCCATGAGAAATGGCTGGTTCACCTGGCAGGGTGGCTAATTGGCTGTGGAGACGCCCCCCGAgcctggcagcactggggggcaggaggggacggcaGCAGCACGAGGAGAAGCCGCCAGCGGGCAGGGAAGGGTCCGGGTGCTTTCCCATCCCCGTGTCTCGTCCTTTCTGCGTGGGCACAGCAAAGTCTCCTCCTGCAGTCGCGGGCTCTGGCAAGGGATGTGCTTGCGGCAGCTCAGTGCAGTGAGGAAAAGAGGAACGAGCCTTGGCTCTCTGTCTGCACGGGCCTGGAGGGAGGGTCCCATGCCAAGGGTGAGGGGAAGGGTCCCACTGTCCCAGAGAATAGTCCTCTTCTGAGCACAGCCCGTGCTAGAAGGACTGGCCATAGGTGCTGGAGCAGTGCTCCACGTAGTCAAACTCCTTGACAGGGAACGTCACGGCGCTCCACTTCTTATACTTCCTCTTTTCAGCCGGTGTCTCCACCACGAAGTTTTTGATGCAGAGGATGGGCAGCTTCACGTGCCGGTAGATCATCTCCATTCCCCAGTCCTGTGTGGGCAAGGGGGGGACAGTCACAGCATCCTCTGCGGGACCACGCACACCCGGGACGGAGGCAGCTCCTTGCTCCCAGGGTACGTCCCCCTTTGGAGCCTGCTGCCTGTGTCCATGTCCCACACGCGCAGCAGCACGTCACACGGGCATGTGCTGAAGGGAGATGCAGCTCCAGTccgcagctgggagctggggcacaAGGCacggccccccctgcccctccagcgCTGACGCGGTCTTTGCCGCGTGCCGCACTCACCTGGCTGCACTCACTGCACACGATGCGGCAGCCGGGCTCCCAATCCTTGAAAGTCCGCTGGAACTGCAGCTTCCCAGTGGAAACTCTGTAATACAACCTGCACGGAAGGGGCCAAAAGGTGCTCTAAGGACAATGGTCTgagggacagaaagaaacagGGGTGTGCGACCGTAGTCGCACAGTCCCACAAGGCCCCCACGACCTCCCTGGACCGGTGTCCCCAAGAGCGAGCTGGcagcaggctgctgccaccccctgCCCGTCCTCGGTGGAGAGTGCGGCAGCTCCAGCGAGTGACGCCGAGAGCCGGGCTCTGCCCGCTCGCCCCTGCCAGCGCCTGGCTCCTACCCGAAGTTGGGGTTGACGTTAACGTGGTGCATGCCCTCCACGGTGCGGAGGTCGCTGCCGCGGCACACCGCCGTGTTGCAGTTGACGCAGTAGAGGTAAACAGCATCGGGGTCATGCAGCTGCCGCCTCTCGCTGATCCTGGCCTCCTTCATCAGCCAGCTGGCAACCGCCACTCGCTGCAGCTCCCTGATCtgcacgggggggtgggggtgggggacgggACAAGACGGCGGGGAGGACGGGGGTCAGCACGGGGCAATGGGCACGGGCAGACAGCAGACACGGCAAGATACGCGGCCGCGGGGAGATGCGCCATCCCGGAGAGCGCGAGCCGCACggcagggtgggcagagcaggaTGAGCAGGACAGGATGGGCACGCGCTGCCCCGTGCAGGTGATGCTGCCCCGAGGGGAGAGCAGGCGGCCAGAAGCAGGGTGCAGAGGGCTGTCCCCAAGCAGCAGAcgcgggcaggagctgcctggccctGCTGGTGCCCAGGGCAGTGCCCAGCGCTCACCTTGAGGCGGTACTCCTGCTCGGGCATGGCCTGCACCGCTCTGATCGCCCGCTCCATGAGCTCCACGAGGTCCTCGTTGAGCAGCTCGCGAGAGACCTCTCTGCTGTTGGCTTTGGCGAGGACTGAGTAGACGCTGTTCTCGGCACGGGCACGGCCCCGGGCCTGCAGCGGAAGGGACAAACGCTGCGGTCAGCGGAGGAGGGAGACGGCCGATCCCCCCTGCCTTTCCGTGCCACCCCGCGAGGACGGATCCGCTCTCTGTACCCTGCTGCGCCTCGCAGAGATGCTCTGCCAGGGGCTGGGCTCAtccccagggagctgccagcGGGCACGGGGAACGCAGGAGCCCCCGTGTCCCACCCCCACGGCTTTGGGGCATCCTGGCAGGCTGCCCCCGGCATGGGGCCGGGCAGAGCAGCCGGAGGGAGCCCGGGCAGATACCTGCATCATGGCAATCTCGTTGGTCATCAGCCCATAGCGGACCACGATGTTGCACTGGGGGATATCCAGCCCCTCCTCGGCCACGCTGGTGGAGAAGAGCAGGTTGAGGGCTCCCTCACGGAACAGCTTGATCACGTCCTGCTGCTCGttctgggtgggggggtggagagggggcgAAGCTTCAGCAGCTGCGTAGGGCTCCGAGGCCCTGGCAGCACCCGCGGCACCCACGGAGTGTGCGGAgaggggcagccccggctcctccccACCCTCCGCTCACTTGCGTCATGTGCCTGGTCTGGTTGCTGTAGCCGGCGCCGGTGAGGACGGCagccctgatgtgctgcccgcggAGCGCGGCCGTGTCCTGCAGCCAGCTGAGCAGGCTGTGGGCGCTCTGCCGGGTCTTGGTGAAGACGATGCCGCGAGAAGCCCCCAGGGGCTGGAAGTGCTCCCGCAGGATCTCCTCCAGCTTGCCCAGCCTGGGGTTCTCATAGCGCCGGTCGCCGGCGAGCGCCTGCAGGCCCGTCCTGTTCTCTGCGCAGGCGAGCGGGGCATCAGAGGGGCTCCCTGTCCCCCCAAACGCAGCCAGCACCAAccgcccccaggccccccccccccccccgttaccCTCAAACGTGGCGGTGAGGAACTGTTCGGTGGGGTCCTTCGTGTCCCGCTCGGCGGCGTAGAACTGctggaggcactggaaggcgTCGATCATCCGCACCGTGTCGTTGATCAGCAAAGCGTCGTTGTACTTGCGCAGGTGCAGCGCGCACACCCGTGTCTTGCGACAAAACGTCTCTGCCGCTGGCGAGGCACGGGGCACGCCGCGGTCACCGCCTGGCACCGCGGCTGCCGGCTCTGCCCCACCACACCTGCGGCTGCCACCGCCTCACCTCTCTTCTCCAGCTCCACGATGCGTTGCTCGTAAACCTGCGTGCCAAAGTCCTGCGGCAGGCCGGGCACCTCCATGTACTGCTGGATCCGCCTCATCATCATCTTCAGCCGCTCGCCAAAGGGGTCCTGGGAGCAGAGGGGGGCTCAGGACCCGGGGAATCGGGGACATTGCTCCGGACAGCCTCGGAGGTGCAGCCCAGAGCCTGGCCCAGCGTTAGGGGATGTTTGCACAGTGGGACCCAGAGGGTTGCAGGATCCCCCTGCACCAAAGCACTGGGTCAAGCGGTTCCTCAGCGTGGCTTGTGCTAAGGGGATGGAGGGACTTGGCCCCTGGCCGCCCTCACCTGCACTCTCTCCTGGCACAGGTCGTACTGCTtcctgggctgggggacgtggCTCTGCAGttgctgcagctcctcctgcgcTGACATGATTTTCTCGGTGTCCAGGTTGGCGCAGATCTGAAAGGGTGAGACCCCGCTTCCAGCCCTAAGCCCCAGCAGCCCAGGGCGACACGCCGCGTGGTGCTCGCTGGCACCCCGGCGAGTTTGGGGATGTCCCCCCCGGGCCACCAAGCTGCCCAGCGCCTGCACACAGGGTTATCAACACCCAGCCCAAGGGATGGCCCACTACACCCCAGGGGAAGCTGTGCCCACCGCCGTTGCACCCTGTCTCGGCACAGGACGGGGCGCAGGACCCACCTGCAGGATGTGCTCTACGGCCCCCTCGAAGGTGGTTGCCCCCCCGGTGCCAGGGGATGCCGTCAGGCCCAGGACCTGTGGCAGGTCCTGCTGCCCACTGAGCTTGCGCTGGAGGTAATTCAGCATGATTTTGTTGTAGACGGCTTCCTTGTGCGTGTGGTGGCACTCATCGATCACCAGCAACGAGAAATCTGCGCCGGGcgagggaggggagcggggtgaGCCGCGGCGGGGGGCTCGGCCAGGGCGGTCCCACCCCAGCCCGGCCATGGGGAGAGCAGCACTGGGGGTCCCGCACCCACCCGTCAGCTCCACGCGCGTGTCCTCCTCCCCACTGGCCAGCGCGTTCTGCAGGATCTGGGCCGTGCAGATGACGACGTCGCTCTCCTTCACCGCGCAGGCAAAGAAGGTCTTGTGGCTACTGTCCCCGCTGATGGCTGTCACCCTGAAGTCCTTCTGCAGCACGTGAAACTCCTTCTTGGCGTGTTGCTCCACCAGGTGCACCTGcgcccacagacccccccaccGCTGCTCAGCTCCAGCCCGGGACCACCGACCTGGGGGACGGCGGGTGACTGGCGCCCCGTCACCaccggggcaggggagggggttcGGGGGGGCACCTTGTTGACCAGCACGGCCACCCTGCGGCCCGGCCGGCTCTCCAGGTGCTGCCGACAGACGTGGACGGCGGCCCGGGTCTTGCCGGCGCCCGTGGGCAGCCAGACGATGCTGTTGCGGCCGCGGAGCGCCGGCCCCACCGCCTCCCGTTGGTACCCCCGCAGCTCCATCCCGCTCCACCGCTCCCCCATCCCGGGCCCGGCCGGGAAACGAAACTGCGGGCGGCGCCTCCTCCTGCCGGAGCCCCAGCGAGGGGGGATCCCGCCGGCCGCGGCACCGGGACCTGTCGGGAGcccccccccagggagccccGGCCCCGGACACAAAGAGAAACCGAAAGCTGGCGGAGCTCCCGCAGCCCCGGTacagtcccgtccccccccgccccgacccccgcACCCCAACCGGCCCCTGCTCCCTGGCCAGCCCCCCAGGGCAGCACCGCACaccccagttcatcccagtctgcgcagccctgcccagcccaggggctcttagcatccccctccccacgacctgctcctctccctcccacccccaaataccccccccagcaccccaggctgCCAACACGCCTGGCTGCGCTGGGGGGGCCAGGCTCCAGGATGGAGCTGAGTCTGCACAATGacgtttatttaaaaaaacaaaacaaaacaaaaaaaaaaaccaaaaaacaaaaccaaaacaaaccccaaacaaaacaacagtcATGTGGAA
Protein-coding sequences here:
- the DHX58 gene encoding ATP-dependent RNA helicase DHX58 isoform X1, with the protein product MGERWSGMELRGYQREAVGPALRGRNSIVWLPTGAGKTRAAVHVCRQHLESRPGRRVAVLVNKVHLVEQHAKKEFHVLQKDFRVTAISGDSSHKTFFACAVKESDVVICTAQILQNALASGEEDTRVELTDFSLLVIDECHHTHKEAVYNKIMLNYLQRKLSGQQDLPQVLGLTASPGTGGATTFEGAVEHILQICANLDTEKIMSAQEELQQLQSHVPQPRKQYDLCQERVQDPFGERLKMMMRRIQQYMEVPGLPQDFGTQVYEQRIVELEKRAAETFCRKTRVCALHLRKYNDALLINDTVRMIDAFQCLQQFYAAERDTKDPTEQFLTATFEENRTGLQALAGDRRYENPRLGKLEEILREHFQPLGASRGIVFTKTRQSAHSLLSWLQDTAALRGQHIRAAVLTGAGYSNQTRHMTQNEQQDVIKLFREGALNLLFSTSVAEEGLDIPQCNIVVRYGLMTNEIAMMQARGRARAENSVYSVLAKANSREVSRELLNEDLVELMERAIRAVQAMPEQEYRLKIRELQRVAVASWLMKEARISERRQLHDPDAVYLYCVNCNTAVCRGSDLRTVEGMHHVNVNPNFGLYYRVSTGKLQFQRTFKDWEPGCRIVCSECSQDWGMEMIYRHVKLPILCIKNFVVETPAEKRKYKKWSAVTFPVKEFDYVEHCSSTYGQSF
- the DHX58 gene encoding ATP-dependent RNA helicase DHX58 isoform X2; its protein translation is MGERWSGMELRGYQREAVGPALRGRNSIVWLPTGAGKTRAAVHVCRQHLESRPGRRVAVLVNKVHLVEQHAKKEFHVLQKDFRVTAISGDSSHKTFFACAVKESDVVICTAQILQNALASGEEDTRVELTDFSLLVIDECHHTHKEAVYNKIMLNYLQRKLSGQQDLPQVLGLTASPGTGGATTFEGAVEHILQICANLDTEKIMSAQEELQQLQSHVPQPRKQYDLCQERVQDPFGERLKMMMRRIQQYMEVPGLPQDFGTQVYEQRIVELEKRAAETFCRKTRVCALHLRKYNDALLINDTVRMIDAFQCLQQFYAAERDTKDPTEQFLTATFEENRTGLQALAGDRRYENPRLGKLEEILREHFQPLGASRGIVFTKTRQSAHSLLSWLQDTAALRGQHIRAAVLTGAGYSNQTRHMTQNEQQDVIKLFREGALNLLFSTSVAEEGLDIPQCNIVVRYGLMTNEIAMMQARGRARAENSVYSVLAKANSREVSRELLNEDLVELMERAIRAVQAMPEQEYRLKVVLQSFHWEAAVPADFQGLGARLPHRVQ